From the genome of Zalophus californianus isolate mZalCal1 chromosome 5, mZalCal1.pri.v2, whole genome shotgun sequence:
TACCTTCTCCGGGTGTCCATGATAAGTATTTGCTGAGAGTGTTCTCAAACTTGAATATGAATACAGATCGTCTGGAAATTGTGTTAAAATTCtaattcagtgggtctggggtgggatgtgagagtctgcatttctagcGAGTTCTCATGTGATGCTGATACTGCTGGTCCATGAACCACTTTGAGTAGCAGCAAAGGCCTACAAGGTAGAACTAGACTGTGTTTATTTTCCAGCCTTAAGAGACTTGCAAATGATTGACACATGGTaggcagtttttaaaatgtttgttgaatgactgagtgTTGAATGACTGTGGAAAGTTACCCAACTCTAGCAAATAGATTTTTCTTATGCCAGGAAACTGGCCTAGTGTTgccagattttctctttttttttttcaagaaaaactggaaatatgGCTTTTAATATGAAAttacctgatttttttattattattttttaaagattttatttatttgagagagagagagagagagtgtaagcagggggagcggcaggggcagaggcagaggcaggctccccactgagcagggagtcagacactaggctcaatcccaggaccctgagatcatgacctgagctaaaggcatatgcttaaccgacagccacccaggcgcccccaaattacctgatttttaaaggttgacttaaaatttttattttattttatttatttatttgacagagtgcgacacagggagagagggaacacaagcagggggagtgggagagggagaagcaggcttcccgccgagcaaggagctggatgtggggctcgatccgggggccctgggatcatgacctgagccgaaggcagacgcttaacgactgagccatccaggcaacctgatttaaaaatttttttaattgctgtgaGGAACAAAACACTTTCGTTTTGGTCATGAACACACACAAGAACACCAGTGTGTGTTATAAACAGAAAAGTACCTTAGTACTTGAATTATGGCTCAagggtcaattttttttttttttttttttttggagcacaTCCATTACATTCAGTTGAATACATTATCCCACAAACATGTGAGACACCAATGAAATCCATTATGTTGTCAATGTTTCCTAAGCATTTGAGGGTATAGTGAATACTATGTGGTTTCCACAGTTTCCCCACGCCCCCTTGACTTTCCAGTGTCCACAACTCACTGTTTTGTCAACCCTCATTGTGTTACTTGCTTGGCTTCTGCGCACATCTAAGCTTCAGACACTTCACGTACAGCAATGTTTCCCAAAGTAAATTCCACAGGCCCCCAGTTTCATGGGTTGGTGGTGGGGATTATTAATGTAAATAGTTggttaattttggggggaatgcTTACCTTAATCAAAATTGATCCTTTTCCCCCTAAGACTGCCAGGACACCTAGTCCTCAGTCTTCTcctttggctgctcccatgttaggaagATAAAGGATATTCTGTATATTGtccaaaaaaacccaccccaGCTCCCTTGAGGATCTCAATAGTAAGGGTGGTGTGTGGCTGCAATAAAAAGTAGTATATGGTCTGTTAAGAATATGATTTCATGGTGCTGGCCTGCAGATGCAGAAGCGGAAAAATAATTCCTCAACTCTAAAGGAGCTACGCACTATAGGCCTTGTTTATATTCGTTAACTATATAGTTAACTATATAGTTTCTTTCATTCAATACACAGTGTGAAGTGCCTGCCATGTTGGACTGCAAAGGTAGGGATGGGGAAAATCTGTTTAGGCCTTGGGAGTCTAAAGAAGGCATCTCAACAGTTCAGGGCAGTCTGATCTGCTTATTTTGAAGCAGGGAACACCATGGTGAAGAATCCTGCTAGCCTGGCCCAGGGGACCTCAGTCCTTCCCGGGTAATTCTCCTGGCTCAGTGGCCTGGATCAGCAGTTTGCCACTTGTGGCCTATTGTTGATGGAGGAACAACCCTGCTTCGGGAACCACCTGGAGTGCTTGTGAAATGCAGATTGGGTGATTCaaatccccctcccccaccccaaggatTCTTAACTTATGCGGAATAATGTTTGGGAAATCACAGGTTCAAGTCCTGACCCTGCCACTAAAAGCACGGGATTTGTTCAGGCTCTccgagcctctgtttcctcattttcaaaagaagataATACACATCTTGCAgtgttgctgtgaggattaaaggtAGGGTACAGGGGTGCCTCACTTAAGGCCTGGGCAGAGTCATGctgaataaatatgtgttgaacaatgaatgaatgacaacaTGAATAATTCAGAGAACATTCAGCTCACAGAATTTTTCAGTTCTTAACAGCCGTTCTGGCATATAGAAAACAGCGTTGGCGATTACAAATCAACACAATCAAACATTTGCTGAGATTAGGAAACACATTCTCAGACTCAGAAAGTTTCAGGGAAGCATAAACAAGACAATAAGGTGTTAGGGAAGGTGAGACACAAATGCTGGGTAATTTACAGGTACCTCACAGACTTCCTGATTGATCAGGTAGTTGGTAGGGTCTTCTGTGAGAGTTGAACACTTCTACCTCTTTAGAAAATTCAGTTAGGAACAGTAGGTAGCAAACTCTGGTTCTAGAGGATAACAACATTCTCAAAGTAATTTCACCTTGTCTTGggtaaattatatttcttattgtgTAAACAAATGAGGACCTAATTCTCTTTATTACTGCATTGTGACCATATCAGTGGTTGGGAATCCATTCTGGGTGTGCTGGAGCCTATGAAAAAGCAGTCTCTTGAATATTCTTTTTGATGATCACATTAAAACTACTGTGACTTTTTCATTAATGGACTAGTTATTTTATAGTATGTGACATGCACATTTAAGAAATCACTCAAATTTGTGGAACTGTCCTCAAAGTTTCACTGACATGGCTATAGAATGATGCCTAAACAGTCAACAGCCCTTATAGTTTTGAAcaggtgaaaattatttttgaagttaTGGCTTCTTACAATGTTAATTTTTGGGAACAATTGCAAGGGCATTTTAGGGGGAAAATGTGTGATGACAGAAGTGAAAAATAGCTTACAGCAAGTTAACTTGCAAAATGCTGTACTTTTGAAGGCCTTAGCAACAGACCACCTCCTAGAGCTGAAGGAAGAAACCTCTCCTTGCCAGTTCCAAACAAACCTCGATCACTGTCTCCTGGGGAAGAAGAGGTAATTAagcatatgttttaattttctttttttcctagcaaaTAACCAGAATCTCCCATTTGatactcttttgtatttttattattatttgaaattacccttaatttttttttagtgagttAAAGGGGAGGATCCAGATGAAAAATAGGTTCTTTATCCTTGGTGTTTTTTCAGACTCTTCCAATTGCAAATGTGTGTTTtgtatttgacaaagagaaaaataattctatttttcatttgttttctagcTTATGACCTTGAATAAGTCACTTAACTGCTCATTAACCCAGATTTTTCATTAAGTGTATTATACTAAACTGAGGAAATTATTACATCTATATCTTTCCTGATTAAAGCTTCCATTATATATGGAACGCTTATTCACAACTACCTTTGCAACCAGTGTCATGATAAAAAGCAGTTTGTGCAAAATATCTTCTATTTAGCCCCACCTAAGTGATTCcattttcaaattaagaaaacaaatgtttcaaAGCCCATGGAATTAAGGTGGTGATTTATGAAAATGATTACTTGGAggcttttcttttcacttacatATGTAACTGCaaaatttattctgttttaaaaaatttacattttcagaaTTCATTAAATGAAGAATGGTATGTTTCTTACATTACCCGACCAGAGGCAGAAGCTGCTCTTAGGAAGATAaaccaggtactgtgctaaagtttatttttaagtggttatAAATATTAATGGAAGCTGAAGAGGGGAACTGGCTTTTATTGAGGACCAATTATGGGCTAGAAATTCTGCTAGGTGATATCCATGCCGTTAGGCCAAGGGGACCCATTAGTGACAGCTTTACACCTACCAGCATCCTATTCCTAGAATCTGGGAAAAATCTAAATTAAGGTAGTCATTTGGCTGGCAGAGTCTGAGGAGATTTTATTAACGGAAAAGGTCTATCTTGTCATAGGAAGCATACCTTATCAAAAGGAGACTCTTTCCCCAAAATTCTAACATCTGACTGttccatcttcatttttttatacaCAATTGGCCATCCACACTGATGTGAAGGGATCCCTATGGAGAGAGGCAACAAAAACTTTTGCCCTTTCCCCTAGAAATTTCTAGTTTAACCAGATCTCCTGTGGTCTGGTGCTGAACCTTAACCTTAAATCTATGtatctgagaaagaaaagcaaagatccTTCATCTCTCACATCTTGAGTCTACAAGAAAAGTTCTCAATCTTAGCTGCACATttaaatcacctggggagctttaaaaattctgattccTGGGTTTCACCTggagagattctgatttagtgaGTTAGGTGTTTCTCTGTGGGTTCTGGGAGTCTTCAAAactctaaattctaaattctaggCTGTGAATCACGGGTCCACAGGTATATCTGTTGAATAGAAGAGGTTCTGAATGGAATTTACTCAGtcgaaataaaaagaacaaaggaaagccATTATTTATTGCAGATAGCAGGTTGCAGATTGATGGCTATTTAAAGCCATCATGATTCAATACACAAACAAGGGAGTATTTTAAAGCTGCCTTACtaattaattctattttaatattagatCTTTACAGTATTAATATTAGGTAGCAATAATTTATGGAATGACATTTTAAAGTACAGGACAAATCACAAcactattttaataaatagaaaaaaaagtgataacaCAAGATGGTCCACATTTGTTGATGGTCAGGTGTTTAATGATGAACATGTGGAGATCACGAGGTtgtaaaatgggtgaattttataggCATTTGCATGTTTTATGACTTTGGCTATGGAAAGAAAGGGTTAGGGAATTAGCTCCCAGGAGTAGGAAGACAGATCTTTAGTTAAACCAATAAAGTCCTTTATTTTGTCTGGCCATTTATCCACTCAACcacttagtatttattttattactgaaaaaaGGGATTTCTTTTTCATCAAGAGACTTCAAATAGGTCTCTGAGATTTGGAAATTTCTCTGACACAATCTTTGCTACCTCTTGACAACCAAGAAATCTGTGACACCGGGGACTGTAACCGTTCACGAAACTAAATGTTCACTGACTTGTCAACTGGTTAAGTTTCCAGATCTCTAGAGGCTTGTCTACTGCTTTAACAGGCAAGAGAAGTAGTGACATttactggggtacctgggtggcttagtcaattaagcatctgaatcttgattttggctcaggtcatgatctcagggtcctgggatcgagccccgagttgggctccccgctcagcagtgagtctgcttgaggattctctctgcctctccctctgcccctctccccactcatgccctcatgctctctctctaaaacaaatagttaggttaaaaaaaaaaagaagtatggaCATTTGCTGCTCACATAATAACAGGAATTTGTTCTTTTAGGATGGCACTTTCCTGGTTAGAGACAGCTctaaaaaaacaatagcaaaTCCATATGTCCTCATGGTGTTGTACAAAGATAAAGTTTACAACATCCAGATCCGTTATCAAGAGGAAAGCCAAGTTTACTTGTTGGGAACTGGACTCCGAGGGAAAGAGGTAAGGAATTCCAGTTGcaaaatttccccaaatcctCTGTTTATGCCTTTCCGCATACCTGCCAATATGGAACCTTGCTGTAACATTCTTTGGGGAGGTCCATACTATATGGCAACATTTGAGTTAAATCACATTAGTGAAGCCCCTCCTTTactggaaggaaataaataacagTAGCTATCTGTGCCACAGAGTCTTTCTTATATCTTTTATTCCAAATAGTCCAAAATCACATgtataccttttaaaattaaaaaattaagacaaattaTATAGTTAGATGGTGTCAAAGGGAAGTCCCTTCTATCATTCATCTCTGtaacataattttaatgtaaGATTGCAGTGTACTTATGaggctatattttaaaattgacatctggaaaagggtaaaaaaaacaattcttgtTGTGgggattatttaaatatttgggtcatttctcacTTAAAAGGGAGGCTTGGCCAATGAAGGTGGCCAAACTGCCAAAGAAATTTTCCTCTGTTTGGCCAACGCTAATTCCTTTTTGGATGGTAATCAAAAACACTGCTTTTGCAAAGGAAACTAAAAGCTACACTTAAGCCCCAAACATGTTCTTTAAGTTCAAATTTCCAGGAGGAGGATCAGCTGAATCAAACATTTCCAGAATGAAAAACAGCTAACCCTTAACTTCCGCttcacatatttttaagttatgaTCATGTAAACAAGTAGGAAAAAACCACATGCTTCTGATCAAATATTTCAAACACTAGTTCAGTGTGGCTAGAGCTGAGTAGATGCTAGAGGGGCAAAGAGGTCTGCCCTCCAGAATTTCTGTTGGTCTGGTGGGAAACTAAGTACAAACCACACGTTGCAGCTGTCCTGGAGGGAGGCATCCAGCCCAGTAGTCTCGGAGGAAGTGCATAATGCTGTCCGCGGTACCTGTGTGATTCTGACCTATGTCTAGAAGGATGGATGGGTTTTTTTCCAGTCTGGCCATCAGGGATAAGGTGATGAAGGCAATGGGTGCAAAGACTTGGCTGCAGAGCCTCTGCGAGCGTGAGGTGGCAGTGAGGACACAGCAGAGAGATCATGAAGGAACCATTCATTCTGCCATGCCACGGATATCAGCTCCAGACAGCGGGACACCGTCTGACCTCCTGATTCCTTATACCTCCTCACACTATTAGTGACTACTAAGAGTGAAATAGAGATACAGAAACCAAAATCAAAGACCCAAACAGAGCAATCCTAAGGCAAAGACCTCTTATTTATGACCCCCATAaagttaaaatttacatatatataacgtgtatatatatatatatatatagtcttttatCCATAATTTGTTGTATGTTGaagcattattttttcaaagttctatagcagaaattattaaaatatttgccaagtattacattttttttctcaccatcCTCATGACTTGAAGAGGTAGGAAATtatgcagataaaaaaaaaatgagggtgaaATTCATGCTACTCATTTCAATGTTGATCCATCtccttattttgaatttttcaggACTTCCTGTCTGTGTCAGATATTATTGACTACTTCAGGAAAATGCCACTTCTACTCATTGATGGGAAGAACCGAGGCTCCAGATACCAGTGCACATTAACGCATTCTGCAGGTTATCCCTAGCAAGTTAGCCAAACAAATGAaccttcctcctgcctctgctgCCAGCATGGGAAGATCAGTCAACCGTGGTGAATGGACAAACACTTAGAACTGAATCAAACCCCTCAACATGAGCACAAGGTTTTGACTTTCACATAAAAAACTGTTTGAAATGAAGACTGTCAAATAgctcataatttatttattcttcttcaaTGTTTGTAAAGTGCATGAGTTAATACTGTTCACACTTGAAGTCTAGTAGTGCACtgtaataattcatttaaaaagtgtattttggAATACCCATTTCAAAGTACAGTAGTTTATATAGTTACAGAAATAATTTGAGGCAAgtttaaaaacactgaaacagTAATAGTTTTTGATATcacataaaactgatttttttcatagcCAAACCTTTGTTAGTCAGAGGCAGTCCTCagttttatacatataatttaaaaattcctaaaattcacTTTCTCAGCAGCAATCATTTAAGAGGCTTCAAACTATTTCATCCTTTcttatttggtgtttttttgcTGGGGGGatttttgtgtacttttttatgaaaagataaatgcatgATGGGATAACTTCCTaggattaaaattaattttccttttgctttactTTTGTGTTCCTAAAACTATTGACTTTGTTTAGTCCAtactattatatttttgttttaaagcaaatttaaGCTACAAATACCGAaagtaatcattttaaatttagagaTGAGGCTTTGGTATCAAATACATCTGGATATAAGTGCATCATATCCCGACACCCACATCCCACCTCCTCTGCAATTCCCACAACTCCAAAAGCATTTTCAAGTGATGTGGATTTTACCAAAGTCTTCCAGCAAAGATGAAAGAGCAATGCATATCCACAGAAAAATGTGATCAGACTTGCCTATTAGATGCCTTCCTTCGATCTCTTTTATCCCCTGACAACTCCACCATAAAGCCCTTCTCATCTTCATTCCTAAAGAGCCTTTATAGATCCTTTGAAGCAACACAGCTCTTTCCTTCAGCTTACTTATCTCACTTAACAGACAGTAGTAGGTGTTCAGCACAACAAAAACCAGGCATTTGGTTGTTCTTCAAGTTTTCCCCTTGGGGGCCTTGGTTATTATTCCACCACTTTTATTAATGACAAAAATTTTCGGCTTCTCTATTTAATCTGCAAGTTTTCTGAGGggcaaagaaaaatatcttgCCTCTTCATTTTCGTAAGTTAATTAACAGAACATCAGAAGGGAGCTTAGACGTTACCTGGTTAAAACTGATAATAATTTGCTAAGATAACAGGTATGTGGAGACTTTTAACCAATTATGATGATAATGTTTCATCAAGCTTCATCCTTATAAACTGGGAGTTCTCAATTTAGGGTCCAGAGCTAGGGAGTTCTAAAGCTgaaaaattttcattcatttacatgtttATTCAACGGAATTTCAACAAGCATTTAATTAGTGCCTATTCTGTGTTAAACACTGAGTTGGGTGGTGAGGATAGCAGACACCGTGAGTTGATCTTGTGTCCTGCTTTAGGGCACACTACCCTTTATGTTTGAAAATCTCTAAAATGAAGGAGGTCATAGATTTCAAAGCAGCTATTTGGTAGTGAATCATGTCAGCTGCCATATCTCTACCCTCCTGTACCTGCCATATGTAGGAAACCAGTCTAACAGAAGAggataaagtcaatgcacagaaatagaACCAGGTTAGAAACAGATGATAAATTAGTAGAGTCCCTGACATCTATTTCAACCACTTCCAAGTCACATGACCCAATAAATGCTTCAGCTAACTTGAGTTGTTTTTGGCACTTGTTACCAGGAGAGATCTGATTAATACAAATTCATACCATCCACTTCTAATTTGGTTAACTCTCTTTCAATCTGAGCCAAATTCAAGCATAAAGTAAAGGATAACCAATGCCCCATGGCCAATTTCCTATATCATATTCTTGCCACTAGTGAAATGAATTAGCCATTCTTTgaaacattaaaacaataaaacagccttcaagaatattaaatgattatttataactcatatttttattttgttttttatcatatTAAATATGTTAGTAGACTCAATTCTCCCAGATACATGTTAATTCTACAATAAATACAGTTACAAAttcacaacaaacaaaaagaaatcagatagaAAAGCTGGTAGAAGCAAAGGATACATCTGATATTTTAGACTCTTCAGAGAAGGGGGTTTTCCCTTTTGGTTCCTGTAAGTCATCTGTCTTCACAGGACGATTAAAATGTAGAGTAAGATCACAAAGCAGCAACTGGGAGAGCTCTgtgtaaaacaaaataatagaagaTACCGTCTTGGAGCGCATATGTCATAGacaactattatttcttttttttttttttaaagattttattttgggaggtgcctggtggctctcagttgagtgtctgactcctgatttcagctcaagaTCTcaggagccccgtgtcaggctctggtTTCAgttcggagtctgcttgagattctctctctccctttccctcttcccctagcCCTGCTTgaactctatctctctctaaaataaataaaatctttgaaaaaaaaagattttatttttacataaatctctatactcagtgtggggctcgaacccacaaccctgagttcaagagttgCACAgtctaccaaccgagccagccaggtgtccctattatTACTTTTAGTAGCTATTTCTAATTCTTAGTTTTCTCCTAAGTGATTATTGATCAGACCACAATTAAGTGTGCCCCATTTTGACTTAAAGTCaaatttatatactataaaataagCATGGCATAAAAATTAACTAGAAGGCTCCACTATCTTACTAAACTGCAACTTGATTTATACAAATTTGATTTATGCTTTTTGTAAACTTACTATTTTTGTGTTATATGTTATGTATAGAGAATCAAATAGGTCTATAAAGCATGTTACGAAAATTAGCAGTTCCTATCTCCAAGAGGCAaccacttttaacttttttttcctgctcatattgtttttgttgcttttgttgttttgtgtgtgtctgtgtttggtgtcttttgcttttgtttggagGGCAGGTATTTACCTCCATATCTCTAAATgacatgcatattttattttttcaactgtAGGTATTATCTATCTGCTTCTGACTACAGAAGATTATGATATAGTTCTTTTCActcaccccccactcccccagagTGTACTTAAGagtacaatatttttttcatttttactttttaaaagatttcatttgtttatttgacagagagagagagagtgagagcaggaacacaagcagggggagtgggagagggagaagcaggcttcccgccgagcagggagcccgatgcggggcttgatcccaggaccccaggatcatgacctgagcctaaggcagatgcttaacgactgagccacccaggcacccaagagtaGAATTTTTGTTAGCTAAACATTTAAAGGTTAAAACGTtttgattatataaatattctcCACAGCTGAGCCTTGCAGTACATTTCCCTTCCTGCATGGTGCCACCCAGTTagtaattttcttgttttcactgcttaattatcataaatatatcccaaatctTCCCCAGTTGGGCCGATCTCCTTCTAGTATATAGTCAGATGCCTTAGCTATCTGATTGTTGAAAGTCTCTCCTCTCCTAGAGCCTTATGATCTACTCTAGTCCGGACTGCTTGCTCTCTAGATCTGCAGCACAGCACGCATCTGGAAACTCCCTTCACCATTATCCTAGGGActtctttcccccctcccttgTGTGGAGTATCCTTTTTCCAgaatctcatttctttctcttttggtcTGCTACCTTGTTTGGTGGAATATGACCTCAGTAATCAGTAACTTTCTGAAGGGGGAAAAATTTTATGTCTGAAAATTTCTCTCTCTATACCAATGCTTTAATAGATTGACTATAGAAATATGTTAGAAATCATGTTTCTTCAGATTTCCAAGGCCTTGCTACACTGTCTTCTAGCTTCCAATGTAGCTTTGAGAATTTTCATGATTCTAATTCTTAATCGTTGTTTCTCTTTAGAAACTTCAAGGACTTTTTGTTCTTCCAGAACAAAATTTCACAGTATTGTACTTGGGGGTCTACTTTTAACCACCGTGTTGGGCTCTTTCATTATAGAAACTCCTCTCCTTCAgctctttaaatttttctcagatTAGTTCTTTAATGAGTTCCTCCCTGTGCAGtgtctgcattctttttttataacatTCCTGTTTACTGAATGTTGAACTTCCTTGACTgatcttgtaatttttttctccccaaaactttccacctctattttttttcccctctagggGATTGTCCTTTTATCCTTAAACCCTTACACAGAGGTTATTTCTATTGTCCCACTTAATTTCCAACAATTCCcttctctaaaatttttttataggATCATGTTCCTGTCTCATGGACATAGCATCTTCTTTTACTTCTCAGCTATTGATAGTTTCTTGGGAGTTTTCATCTTACTTcatgatttctgtttcttcctcattgATGGAATCCATGTATTGACTTGTCTCTGCTTTTCATATTAGATGCTTTCATCAAATATCTATTGCGCCAGAGCTATCTGCTCATATTTAAGACCATGGCAGTAAAGACAACTGGAAACTCTGTGCCTATGATGGTAGCCTGTCCTGGGGGGTGAGCTGACTGGGTATTTTGTTGGGAGAAACCTCTGCTCTCAgtgtctttagattttttttctcttaggctAGTCAGATTCCTGAAAGAAAAATCTGCTTGAGGGTGTAAATCTGGCTGCCAATGTTTTGTAGCCAAGTGGGAAGAGAAAGCTGGGAGTCTTGTAATTCAGTATGTAAACTTTGTCTTAATATCTTTGTTTTCAGTACAGTACTCTTTGCCTCAACTTGTGGCTAATGGCTACAGGCCAGAGATCCTGTCAGGGAATAAAACTCAACTCTTCTGTCATAGAAAAGGACAGTTGCCTAgttcagagaggggaagagaactTAGGGTTCtacaacttcttcttcttcttcttcttcttcttcttcttcttcttcttctaattcttttttaagagagagaggtgggggaggcacagagggagagtaaaagtttttttaaattaaaaaaaaagagagagagtctcaagcaggctccatgcctagcgcGGAGCCTCACGCGgagctctatctcatgaccctgagatcatgagctgagctgaatcaagaatcagatgtttaattgactgagccacccaggtgcccctttttaatatctatctatctatctatctatccatccatccatccattcatctatctctCTAGGGTCTACAACTTCTTAAACATTTAACCAGCCTTCCTGTTCTTAACCCCACTTTTACCCCCACTTCCTGAGGATTCTGGTGCCACCAAATATTGAGTCTTCATTGGCTCTACCCAGCCAGCTCACAGATCAGATTTTTGGACTTTAGGGTTCAGACTTTTCTGTTTGCTtccatttgctttctgtttcacTGTTAACTTTTTTTGAGAGCTCTTTACCTTGTgcatttttgtctctttaaaaccactttaaatttaaatctcaGGTTTCCTAGTGACTAGTTGTGTGATCTAGGAAGAGTAGTTAACCtctctatgtctgtttctctATTTGTAAATGCCAGTGGTAGTATTTTCTACCTCACAAGGTTGTAATGACAATTGAGTCCATTTATACAGAGCTCTTGGAAGAGCATCTGGATTACGGTAAATACTATGTGTCAGCTATTGACATTATTATTGAGAAAAGGACGTTTGGCTAAAAGGAGTGCTGTTCATTTAATCTTCCATGTTTACCAGAAGTCTGCTCTCTGACTCTAGCTCTACAAGCCCCTATAGCCTAACTGCCTGATTTACCCCACAGCTTCTCAGGAACACATTCATCACACGTCTATTTTACTTCACGGAAGAATAATCCCCAAGTTAGCACAGTTAAATCAAGTTTGAGAAAAATCTAAAGCTTCTCTGTTTTAAATGAACACAAGTATCCAGACaccaatttttcatttaataaacatttccaaGAACCTATTATATCAAGGTGCTATGTTAAGTGCCTGGAAGACCCTTAAGGAGCTTACAGTTGAGCAGGGATAGGAAAAGTAAGTAAACACGCAATTACAACACAGTGTGATAGATGATATGAAAGGTAGAAGAGATAACATGCTTGCTTACAAAAAGTTTGCCAGTGTAAGTAACCTTGACTAGCAAGTAGCAGTTAACCTggctgggtggaggtgggggtgcagCAGTGGGCATTTCAGAA
Proteins encoded in this window:
- the C5H5orf58 gene encoding putative uncharacterized protein C5orf58 homolog translates to MFKNNVPDHELNVEAIIKNINTISSELKKMKELSQLLLCDLTLHFNRPVKTDDLQEPKGKTPFSEESKISDVSFASTSFSI